A region of the Chroicocephalus ridibundus chromosome 1, bChrRid1.1, whole genome shotgun sequence genome:
CTCCAGAATCAAGTAAGCTAGGTGGGATGTATGTCTTTATTAAAAAGGATTCTGGGAAAATGAATAATTCCATTTGTTTTCTGGTTTCGGTACCTGAATTCCTTTGTAGCAAATCCCTCTTTGACAGATTATTTATCTTGTTGCCTTTCATGTTCCCTATTTCATAAGGGTGGGGGAGTGAATTTCAAACTACAATGGTAATGTTTTAGCTAATCAGTTTAAAAACTGAGCTCTTAGAGATGACTGATTTTGATAAAACACCTAAAAGATGAAAGAAGGATcaccaaaaagaagaaagataaagaaggaaaaaaacccaccccgaAATTTTTCAGCTATGTATAAAATCCTAGCGTTACATCAGCACTAGTATACAGTGCTTCACTTCACAGTGATCATAGTAGACCGACAAAGTAGACTATGACAAAGGAGAATTTGTGGTCGTGAAGCATTctaaaagttttcaaaatttcctatgaacagcatttttttttctctatttactaTATGATTTACTGTATGAGGACCATTTTGAAGTTTAGAGGCTCCTTAAGTTCTGTGTAATTAATTTGACAcctaatgtttgttttttctgagactgaaatttgattttattaattctcatatttttacatttagTTTAATGGTGCATTAACAACTACGATGTTATGTAGTTATATCTTGACTGTGGCAACTTTTTGTGCCAATGGCTAGTTGCTTTATCCTGATGTAAGTCAGGAGTGTTGCCAAGAAAGATATGGATCCTTCAGACCTGCCTCACCCCATCCAGATTTCTGCACCATAATACTCTTAACTGGGCTGGGGACCTGACTTGATTAAAATTAAcccaggttgggttttttttaaagcctatttcAGTCTGGGTGATTTACCACTTCAGCTCACTCTCCGAGTATCAGTGGGAACATACATGCTAACATGTGAGAGTAGGTGTGCCAGAGGaatgggaatgagcagctgggcAAGAGACGGGCTGGGGCTGTCACTTAAGGTGCTCCATCAAAGCGCTTATGGAAGTACGGTGTTGCTCTCTGTCTCCCACGTCATTAGTCCCATCTGAGATCCTGGCTGTTTACAAATTGGATTTCTGATTGGGCCCGATTCTGTCAGGTACTTATGCACTGATACTGTGACTAGTTCATCCCATGTGAAGACAACAGCAGGTTCCCAAAGGGGAACATAATACAGCATAGCTGCTCCTTCACATTGTTATATTCCTCAGATAGCTATAAATGGTGTTGATGAGGCTTGAATACAAAAATTCAATACGTAATTCTTCTTTACATGGATCTTTTTCAACCAGAATTGAAATGCTTCTGTAAGATGCAAAACCCTAATTCCCTGAAAGATGACACAAAATTTACTATTGTCTCGTAGCAATAGGGGGGCTTGGAGTGGAGGGTGGTGTGTCGTTCTTCTGATACCAATGATATTCAGGATATGCAAGAcaattttggaaaacaaagcttAAATTTTATTGGTGAAAGTCTTTCAATAGTTATAATACCTTCTGACAGTCACCACCATCTCTCACAGCAAAACTGCATCTTCATTCCAGGACTCCATTTCAATCCTTTCACTTATTTCAGTTCCATACTTTCATCCTTAAGAGTAGTTATTTGCTAGtaacttttttaatttaagtCAGATCAGAAACTTGTTTATCTTCAGCATGTTTGTTATTAAGGAAGAGTCTGTTAAGAGCTAGGAGTCCTTACCcgttatcttaaaaaaaaaacataaattgcCAAAAACTAGTTGCCACTGTCAAATATAGCAAGAGGAGGCCTGTTTTATAAAACAGTCCATTAAATTGTGTCCTAGTATGCTATGTTAGCAAGCATCCCAATCTTAAGACTTTTAGAATGTCTTCAcagaaatgaaatgtgaaatgctCCGTTAAACTCACCTGTGTAAACATCTTGCTAAGCGCATAGCTGCCTTTGCATCATTCATTTGCTGAATCATGACCTTGCAGTCTTTTGAACTTATCTTTGGCTGTCCTGCTTAAGCTATTCCTGTGATTGGTCTAATCAGAAAGTTTTTaaattgggaaaagaaaaaaaaaagttactcggTGTACTAAAAAGATAGCCAGATATAAATATCAGTAGAGTGTCACACTTCCTTGCTATTGTTAATTTTGCACTTCACATTAAGGCAACAGAAGGAACAGAATGTGCATGGGAACTGCTTGGTCTTTTGGATCTTGGTGGCTAGGGTTTAGTGGATGAAGACAAACTTTTGTTCATCAGTATACAAAGCTAACCTTGCTGTGAAGGTCTGGATCTTTACTGCCGACCCTCAATGAAGGGGGATATGGGAGGCATTCAGTGATTCAGTGGATGGTCACTGGTTAAGCTAATGAACTGGAAGCCTGAGATAGGCACTGAAAGCCGATCTGTTCCATCTTCTATTAAAAGTATTAGCAACCAGAAATTGTGGGTTTCACTTTTGAATGTATAACATAGGAACTTGGTGGGGGCGGGCGGGACAGGAATCCACCTTCTTAAGGTCACTATGCCATATTTTCATGGAAGCTGTCATATGAGCCAGTATTGGTAGTAATAATATATATTCGGCTATGAATACTGATGCAGGTGTTACTGTGAACTTTATGCTCTGCAAATAAGTTAAACTGGTTGGGTGGGATAACCGAATAATATATTTGGGTTCAGTACATGGTTTTGTAGAAAGGAGAGTCTTCATCACTTCATCATGGTGAGGGTAATTTAGGGTCCCTtggtattaaaaatacataggaaaaaaaggagtagaACCCTATATAGAGAACAACACTGAAGGTACTATTGGACTTCTAGAGGATCAGAGGTAATATGGTGGATGGCAAGGGAATCTCTGCTGAGGTTTTAAACTAGTGATGATAACATGTCGGCATATATATGCAGACATCATGCTCCAGCCCTGAAATAGGTTTCATCCATTGTGGCACTCTGTTAATTTGTCTGATTTATAACTATATACGAATATCATGTCCATGTGAAGTCATACCACATAGGACATGATAATAGTTCACCACAAATGAAAGGAAGGGGTCCTGTTAATTGTTGTTCATCCCACTAATTTCCTTATAGTGACTCCAAAGCTGATTGAACTTGCAGGTTACCCTATGCAATGTGCTAAGCCAGCAAAAAACTAATGCACCAGAAAATGGACAGTTTTGTGTTGAGTTAGTGAATACAGTTGATTTAGTTAAGGGAGTTTACCGCCATCAGAACTCTCACAAATGAGAGATGAAACTTGGGGAACTTGAAATAGGTAGAGCTagtgagagagagaaggaaaagtgaGATCTCTTACTAGCCTCCATCCGGTGGCAGAGAGATCATCTTAGCTGCTCGCAAAACCACAAACTGTGGTTTCTAGAGTAAATATAGCAGTGACACAAATGTGGGGTAGTTACATACTGAATACAGCTTGCACGTTCCTACATAGAAATTGTAATTTgtgtaaattaaaattttaattaaaaattaaataaattaaaaaaataaaaatgtgtcttcCAATTTACAGTAacttttggaaataattttacttgTTTTGCAAAGGGTTGGAAGAAACTGCTAGTAGCAAAATAAACTTGGAAAAGATACTTGAAGCTGAAGGATAGACTTCTTTAGTTTTGTATATTCATTAGAtgccttttattttcagtcttttatctTTTGATCTGTAATAAATTGTAGTTGCTTTGACTCAGTTGAGTAGCAGACCAACAGCTGactgcatgtacacacacatgcatatgaaCGTGTGCACATACACAATCTTGTTCTACATGCAGTATGATTTAAAACGTGTATTTGAAAAGTCTACAACCAGTATCAGTAATGTTCATTAACTGGGTTATAATTATTATGTTGAACTTGGAGCTGGACTGTTAGCAGTAGAGATGAGTCAACAGTGAATTGAAACACCCACAAAACGCCTGTGGGGAGTTTGTTTAAggttttttattagtattttcaaTGGTGTTTTGCAGCCTGATGCGTAACAAAGTTGTTTTGGAAGAACATTTGAGGGGAGGGTTCttattaatgaaaacagtaatCAGTGTGTTAAAAATGTGATGTTCGGTGCTTGTAAATAATATTGATTCTTAATGACCTTTTTGGGTGTGGGTTTGTTGGTATTTTTTAGATTCAGCAATTGGAGGTGCTGCTGCTTCAAATTATGCAAATTCCACTTGGGGTCCTGGAGCCTCCTCCAACAGCGGCACCAACGCCAACCCAACTCACATCTGGGACAAGGTGATTGTAGACGGGTCTGACATGGAAGAGTGGCCTTGTATTGCCAGCAAAGATGCTGAGTCTTCTTCCGAAAACACCACCGATAACAACAGTGCCTCGAACCCTGGCTTGGAGAAGAATGCTCTGCCAGGAAGCACCACTAgtaacaaaggaaaaggaagccaGTGCCAGTCTGGAAGCGCTGGAAACGAATGTAATCTTGGGGCCTGGAAATCTGATCCCAAGGCTAAATCTGTTCAATCTTCCAACCCTGCTGCCGAGAGTAACAATGGACTAGGTAATTGGAGGAACTTGAGTGGACAAGACAGAATTGGTCCCAGTTCTGGCTTCAGCAACTTTAACCCAAATAGCAACCCGTCTGCTTGGCCGGCACTGGTTCAAGAGGGCAATTCTAGGAAAGGGACTTTGGAATCTGATAGTGGTAGCTCCAATGCACAGATTAGCACAGTAGGTCAGACCTCTAGGGAACAGCAGTCAAAGATGGAAAATGCGGGTGTTAACTTTGTCTCTGGCAGAGAACAGGCTCAAATTCATAACACTGATGGACCAAAAAATGGAAACACTAACTCCTTGAACTTAAGTTCACCAAACCCTATGGAGAATAAGGGAATGCCCTTTGAAATGGGCTTGGGGAACCCTTCCAGGAGCACTGACACCCCTTCACAAAGCACTGGAGAAAGAAAGACTGGGAGTGTTGGATCTTGGGGTACAGCTAGGGGGTCTTCTGGAACTGACACAGTCTCTGGACAGAGCAATTCTGGAAACCATGGGAACAATGGAAAGGATAGAGAGGACTCCTGGAAAGGAGCTTCTGTTCAAAAACCTAATGGGTCAAGAAGTGATTCTTGGGATAACAATAACCGGTCTACGGGTGGTGGGTCTTGGAACTTTGGCCCTCAGcatgcaaatgaaagcaaatggGGTGAAGGGAACAAATTAACATCTGGGGTCTCTCAGGGAGAATGGAAACAGCTGTCTGGGTCTGATGAACTGAAGATTGGAGAATGGAGTGGTCCAAACCAACCAAATTCTAGCACTGGAGCATGGGACAATCAAAAAGGCCACCCTCTTCCTGAAAACCAAGGCAATTCCCAGGCTCCCTGTTGGGGAAGATCTTCCAGCTCTGCAGGAAGTGAGGTTGGAGGTCAAAGCACTGGAAGCAACCACAAAGCAGGAAGTAGTGACAGTCACAATTCTGGACGCCGATCATATAGGCCTACGCATCCTGATTGCCAGGCAGTCTTGCAGACTTTGCTGAGCAGGACTGATTTGGACCCCCGAGTGCTTTCAAACACCGGCTGGGGCCAAACTCAAATTAAGCAAGATACCGTATGGGATATTGAAGAGATGCCACGGCCCGAGGGGAAGTCTGATAAAGGAACTGAGGGGTGGGAGAGCTCTGCCACACAGACAAAGAACTCAGGGGGCTGGGGCGATGTACCCAGCCAAAGCAATCAAATCAAGTCTGGATGGGGTGAGCTCTCAACCCCAACGGAGTGGAAAGACCCCAAAAATACTGGAGGATGGAATGACTATAAGAACCCCAATTCTTCTAACTGGGGGGGAGGaagaccagaagaaaaatcatCTTCCTCTTGGAATGACAGCTCTAGTAAGGATCAGGGGTGGGGTGGACGGCAACCTAATCAAGGATGGTCTTCTGGAAAGAACGGTTGGGGAGAGGAAGTtgaccaaacaaaaaacagcaaCTGGGAAAGTGCAGGAAACAAGCCAGTGTCTGGTTGGGGTGAAGGTGGGCAAAATGAGATTGGAACTTGGGGTAATGGTGCAAATACAAGCGCTGCTTCAAAGGGTGGATGGGATGATTGTAAAAGAACTTCAACGTGGAATGAGACGGGTcgacagcccagctcctggaacaagcagcagcagcagcaccagcagcaacagcaggagGCTTCTGGTTCCTGGGGTCCACCGCCCCAAACTCCAAGTAATGGGCGACCTCCAAACCCAAACTGGAACAGTGGACCACAGCCAGCTGCCCCCAAAGAGGAGGAGCCTAGTGGCTGGGAAGAACCTTCTCCACAGTCAATCAGTCGTAAAATGGATATTGATGATGGCACTTCAGCGTGGGGAGATCCCAGCAGTTACAACTACAAGAATGTGAACCTGTGGGACAAGAACTCACAAGGAGGACAGGCCCCACGGGAGCAGAGCCTGCCTACTCCAATGACTAGCAAATCACAAGCATCAGGTACTCGTCTTGTTCCTTTTTTCAGCAAACTCCTATATATGAATGTAATCTTAATGCATAAGAGATACTCGTGTAGTCCCCACTTCCTCATAGTTTGATTCCATAAAGAAAAACCAGTTTCTTACTGGAATATTTGTCTCTGTAtttaaagtatcttttaaaatttgaatcaATCATTCCTCTGCTCATTGTGCCTCAGTAACTGTGATCTGAATACTGGTCAGCCTGCcagtaaaagaaaatttttagTAGCTAACAAATCTGCATTTTCACTCTGAGCTCTGAAGAATAGTTTgaattataaaatcatagaatcatttcggttggaaaagaccttttaagatcatcaagaaaacctaacactgccgagtccaccactaaaccacgtccctaagtgccacatctacatgtcttttaaatacctctggggtgGTGActctgccacttccctgggcagcctgttccaatgctagataacccttttggtgaagaaatttttcctaatacccaatctaaacctcccctgatgcaacttgaagctgtttcctctcatcctgtcacttggtacttgggaaaagagaccaacccccaccttgctacaactcctttcaggtagttgtagaaagcgacaaggtctctcctcagcctcctttttttcacattttttataaataacttttctaataaatcacttttttagaaataatttttaaccactttttttaatatttagttattagaaaagcagggagaaattctttactattttTAGTCCAAAACTTTTTGCTCTGAAACACTCAGTTAACACTTGAAATCGAGCGAGTCTGATCTAATTTTTTAGCTCAATTTGGCTGTGCTGTATGATAAAGAatacttaataaaatattttcttctttgaaaaaaggaaaagaaaaagttacacAGCCTGGAAATATATTAAGCTGTCACTGTTATGAAATCTCTTGTCTGACTTGGACATGCTCTAAagaatactattttattttaacatgtacTTCaaatatgtcatagaatcatagaactgcctagattggaagggacctttcagatcatttagtccaaccacctgggcagcctgttccaatgcttattaaccctttcagtgtaaaaaatttttcctaatatccaatccaaacctcccGTGGTGCAaattgaggccgtttcctcttgtcctgttgcctgttacttgggagaagaaaccaacccccgcctttctacaacctcctttcaagcagttgtagagagtgataaggtctcccctcagcctccttttctccaggctgaacaatcccagctccctcagctgctccaaATAAGACTTGTTCTCCGGACCTCTTACCTGGGGCTGGTTGCTTCGTTGCCCAGTAAAATCGTTCCTTGTCAGGGTACTGGAGCTGGACCATAAACAAAAGGCCCTATGATCTTCTTATTTCGTTCGGATCCTTGCACATCCCATGAATGCTGCTGCCTGGGCAAAGCTGATAAGAGTTGACCGGTACCCTTTGGTGTGACTTGCTCACTGTAAAACTCAAGAGCAGCCTCAGCAgcgaggcagcagctgctgatggTACAGGACGGGGATGAGGAATTGCTTAGGAAGCGGTGGGACTTCTACATCACACCAGAACCATCTGCGTGCTAGGGGAAATCGCACTGGGGATGAGCAGGGGACTGACTTCCTGGCAAAAtatcctgctccagctgcagcgtGTGGCATGAGCAGTGAGAGGTAGACATGTCTggcacttagaatcatagaattgcctaggttggaagggacctttcagatcatctagtccaaccattaacctaacactgacaaaaaacatcactaaaccatatctctaagcactgtgtctacccatcttttaatgTCCTTATTCTTTCTTCAGTATATGAAAACCCTGAGTTAGTCTGGTGCTTTTAATTAACCACAGAAGTTCACCAGGTAGGGAGACCACATTAGATGTGGGGTTCATGTTGAACCTGTGAGAAGAATATTACTCATAgcattctcttctttttcatccCTAGAGGTCAGTGCCTGCTTTAAGTTTGATGTGAACAGTTGTCTGTTCTGTTGCACCCACGCTATTGAGCATCTAAAGGCCTCAACAAAATAATGAAGCAGTAGATTAGTGATGTGGTGCTGCACTGCAGTAAATAGTTCATTGTCTAAATGGTCTGTAATGAAAACTCTTTCTCCTTTGTGCAGTCTGGAGCAAAagcactccacctgctccagaTAATGGTACGTCCGCCTGGGGTGAGCCAAATGAAACCAGTCCCGGGTGGGGTGAAGTAGATGATACAGGAGCATCGACAACAGGCTGGGGGAATGCACCTTCCAACGCCCCGAATGCCATGAAATCTAGTGAGTATAGGCCAGATGCCAGTTTCTTCGCAATGGTCCTGGAGATTTTTAGTGCTTGGCCTTTTGATATAGGTCACCCATGAAGGAATTGTTATCCAAGGCCTAGAAGCAATGTTGAATGTCATGTAAGATTTTGATGGATGAGTGATTAAGTGCTTACAAATGACTGGAACTTTTGTCTTTTAAGgtaatgaaaaatttctgaacTAAGCAATTAAATGGGCAGCTCCAATTGTGGAAGTGTCGAAACATTAGAGCATCTGATTGAGGAGTGTCTTTCCTTCTCTGGCTGCCCACTTGTCACTTAGTATATAAACTTGGTACATAATAGATCACTTTTCCTAATCATATCAGAAAAAAGTATGCACAGTACAGACAAATTGCATTGTGGAGGCAGTTACGTGGTAATCTATGCTTTGGTAATGCAACTTGCCTTTGAATGGACTTTTTTTATTGTATGAGTGTGGAAAATTGTAACTCTTAAGAACTGAGCTTTCTCTTGTGGTTGAATCTAAATGGGTGACTATTTTCTGGATATAACTTGCCTACAGCTGTGTTCTTCATGAATGAAATATTGTTGAAATCTTCTAAAAATTAGTTTGAAGTTAAAATTTTGCTgtattaagaattttatttttgtggaattcATTCCTGCTCACGTAAGCTGTTTGTGGAGTTTTTATTTCACTCCTTTTAAGGAAAATGCAACAAACAAAATCAATCACCTGCTGATACAATATAGCAATGTTGTAGCCAAAGCCAATAATATTTGGATGTGATGTTTCCAGTAGGAAATACTGATACTACATGACTGTTGCTGAATTTGACTGCTGATACCCGCTGTAAAACCGTTCCCAGTTACATGTTGCCTTTGCAACATGTAATTACTTGCAATGAAATGCTCTATACAGATTGTATGCTGTTGGgtcattctcctttccttccacaCCAATTAAATAGTCTGACCATTTATGaaacaaaactgggaaaaaaagcgTTGCTTCCTTAGTGTTAACATTATAGCAACCTTTTGTGGATGGCTGTAAAGCTTCCTGTGCCTGCCAGACAAACCTGGCGCTTTTCAGGATGCTAGACTTTATTTAGGTGGATCTCTTCTTTCATCTGTAAAAAGCCACTTAAATATGACCAAAATAAGAGCCTCTGAAATGCTAATGATGCATTGCAAATTCTATGGATTTGTTAATATAGTCTTTAAAGACTACGCATGGTCACTTGCTTTTCCTAACTGGATTTTGTGTGCGACATAACCAAAGAGCTGCAACATGTGTTTACTATTTTGTACATAAGCTGTCCCCAGCTCTCTAGAGCAAAATATAGGGAGTTTCCCCATCGTGGCTGTTTCAGGTTGAGATGTAGTAGGACACCAGTATTAAGAGCTGAGTTCTTCATTCTCCTGTAGTCTGTGACTACTCTCTCAACTCCTTTCTAATTGGCACccagaagaaatggagaagagaGCTACATTATTCAGTGGAGTAAAGGGAGGTATTTAATGTCTTGCGTAAGTTGGAAGAAGAAATTGGGACAAAGAGCCTGCAAAGGCATAATATATGGTTGAAGGTAAGGACAGGAAACAGAGGCCAGTAATGATTGGAAAAGAAAACGAGAATTCAGAGCCAAAGAAGGGAAACACAGATCATTACCCAcctgtttttgggttttttttgggttttttttgttttttttttttaaaaaaaggatttatgtAGTTTTACCAGCATTGCACAGGAATTCTCTGGCAGAAGTAggaataaattcatttttctgtaacaTCATTATTTTGTCTTCAtcttgaaagttttcttttcttatagCTATTTGTGTCTTCTCACTCAACAAATACAGAAAACGAAGCAGAAAACCTACAGACAACTCATCTTTACACCACTGTCCAGGTTCATGTTCAGGAATCTCAGACCTGAGGGCTgtcaatgcagaaaaataatctgtggtCATGTAGTTAAAACCAGGATCATAGTACTATATTTAAACACTGTGGCTGGAAATAAATTAAAGCTGCAGGGACTACCCCATATATGACATTTCCAGATTAAGTTCTTGACTCTGCAGTCATAATCCTTAAATGTAGCCTTTTCTGTGTAAGTAGCATGATTAAAGGGTCAAGAGGTAGATTTTTTGCACTTAGACTAGTATCTTTCCTAAGCAGCCCTCAATTTTGATACACAAAtgaatatactttaaaaagttatgtttCCTGTGAAGTATCTGAGTTGTTATTTATGATGGATTTTAAGGTAGCTCTTGTACAGCAACATTTCATGgcagtttttgttttcagtatgaTAAAGGTAGAGTTTCCCTTAAAAGACTAATTATGATTCCTACtttttttatattcatattttctgCTATGTGTGTTAATATTCTTATCCCCGATTTCCACACTCAAAAGCCAGACAATTGAAGAATGAGTTATGAAAAAGGTGATGGtgatggaaataatttttaaaggagttaaatgcttggggaaaaaatgagcagAATGAAGAGCTAGAGTAGGAAGGAGAACGGTTGGACAGTGGACAAGATGAGGATTTGGGCTCTTGTTGGCTTGTCAGTAGAAGTTGGAATTCTTCAGTTGCCTGACAGCTGGTGCTAGAGaataacagcaagaaaagaaaccaacAGGGAAAAGTCCTTAGTCTGAATTGATAGGATGAAATGGCCGTAGCTTTCTGGTAACGGCATCTCTACTTAAACAGCACTACTAATGACTCTTTTTTGTGACATTGTTAGCAACAGAAATTGAAGTAGAGGGGTTTTTTCTGCATTAAACTGCTTTTGGTGTTACATATACCAGAGTACAATGTCGGATTCTCTCCTTTAGATTCTACTTAGTTGTTACTCCTTAAAGTTCTTTGTTTCAGTAACTTTGTGAAAGAGTTTAGTGCAAGGGAAATGTTATGATtttgaaggaagagaggaaataatTGATAAGCTACCTGAAGCAGAGTCCTCAGCACACTTGGTTTTTAAGTATCCTTAAAGTTTAGCTGTATCTGTGTAGGAGAAGAGGTCTCTATGGTTATTTATATCTTTAAGTGTTTGACATTGCTTGGAAATAGTTGTAAAACATGCCACGCTAACACGCTGCTGAATCTCTTGGGTTTTGGGATTCGTGCACaggacactttcttttttttttttttttttgtttactcctTTGGGGTTCTGATGATCTCAGCTAATCTTGCAGTGTCAAGTTGCCAGCTGCATGGTATTGTAGACTGcttttgagctttttttctttttctaaaggttCTAAATCTATGCAAGATGGCTGGGGAGAAAGTGATGGGCCAGTGACAGGAACGCGTCATTccagctgggaagaggaggaggagggaggagtcTGGAACACAGCAGGCTCTCAGGGAAGCAGTTCCTCCCACAACTCAACAAGCTGGgggcaaggaggaaagaaaacacaaatgaaggTAAAATCTTTGAATGATTCATAACTACTGTGTTGTCTGAAAGCAGTATGACTGATATGTTAGAGCATTATAATAGTAGTTCTTCTAAAAAGAATTCATCTAGAAAGGTGCTTGTTACAACAGTGTAAAAAATGTGAGGTTTCTGGAATTGTTTTAATGTATTACACCTGTTGTGACTAATAAATCTGCCAGTAGGTGTCAAATTGTTTCAGTATGTAAGCTGCAGAGCCATTACTAAATGAAACTGAGCAATAAGTATCCCAAggctattgcttttcttttgttgacACATCTTTCTGCGTTAGGCTGCTGTCGCTCTCGCATAGCTTGCTGAAGTTTGGATTCCACGGTCGTCTTGGTACCCGTGCTTCTTATTTCTGCTCGCTGTTGGATTTAGGTCTGACTTGTGTTTGTTGTTATTGACCTTCGGCCTCGAGCAGGAGCTTGGCTATAGTCCTGAGTAAATTGTTTTCTaaggttttttttgtattaaagttCTCTAGTACTGTAACACTTGGTACTGTATTAATATTAGAGAGAACTATATTTCGTTTACTTCTAATCATATAGGTAAGGCAAACTCAAAAAGCAAGTGCAGAACAGTTTCCTAGGGTGTGGAAATACTGTTGTGACATGGTATGGAGTTTTACAATTACTGTTTTGCAAAAATGATGCTCATGAACCTTTTTTCTTActtaaagcttttcttattttaatcATCAAAGCAACTGtccaaaaatttttattttctgttgaactgtgttcagttttgggtttgATCACCTGTAAATAACAGTAAGGCCAAATTGAGTGCCATGTCAGCACAGTGCCCAGGTAAGAGAAACCATactaaagggaagaaaacaaaggaaaaaatccacTGTTGCACCTGATGGATTAAAGAATGTATTAAACTATAACAGAGGGAACAGTAAATAACATTTACAAAGCTTTCCAGATCACAGAATGAAACTGAAGGTGTGATAAACATTCTACACAGCAGGTGTTCATCCAGTTTGGTATACCTaacaatgaaagagaaaaggagaaaaaagtatttgGTAAATGTTTCCAACCACACAAAAAATTAAAGTAACTTGTTCAGGGGATTGTTTTCTCTGATACCAGGATTTTCATCTGACATTTGTGCACTCAAggataaaacagaatttaagaaatcaaaaagttccttaaaaatttttttttcttcttcagtgcgCATTAAAAGGAGGAAATAGTGATTCGTGGATGAACCCTTTATCCAAACAGTTTTCTAATATGGGCTTGCTAGTAAGTaacttttttaaatataaaatccaACTTTGTAAAAAAGCAGTAAGCTTTAAATAAGCCAAAAAGTCAACTGTTTCACTGTGTAACTGCTTATTTATCTGCATTTGCTATGCTGACATGTTGATTATAATACCTCTAACAGCTGGGTATTCAGCACTTCCTTGCTAATCAGAATGGCTTCTCAGA
Encoded here:
- the TNRC6B gene encoding trinucleotide repeat-containing gene 6B protein isoform X12 is translated as MQREKEQEREEQLMEDKKRKKEDKKKKESAQKVTDQKTKVPEVTKPSLSQPVAASPIGNSPSPPVNGGNNAKRVAVPNGQPPSAARYMPREVPPRFRCQQDHKVLLKRGQPPPPSCMLLGGGAGPPPPTAPGANPNNAQPVTGALLQSDSGTATDSAIGGAAASNYANSTWGPGASSNSGTNANPTHIWDKVIVDGSDMEEWPCIASKDAESSSENTTDNNSASNPGLEKNALPGSTTSNKGKGSQCQSGSAGNECNLGAWKSDPKAKSVQSSNPAAESNNGLGNWRNLSGQDRIGPSSGFSNFNPNSNPSAWPALVQEGNSRKGTLESDSGSSNAQISTVGQTSREQQSKMENAGVNFVSGREQAQIHNTDGPKNGNTNSLNLSSPNPMENKGMPFEMGLGNPSRSTDTPSQSTGERKTGSVGSWGTARGSSGTDTVSGQSNSGNHGNNGKDREDSWKGASVQKPNGSRSDSWDNNNRSTGGGSWNFGPQHANESKWGEGNKLTSGVSQGEWKQLSGSDELKIGEWSGPNQPNSSTGAWDNQKGHPLPENQGNSQAPCWGRSSSSAGSEVGGQSTGSNHKAGSSDSHNSGRRSYRPTHPDCQAVLQTLLSRTDLDPRVLSNTGWGQTQIKQDTVWDIEEMPRPEGKSDKGTEGWESSATQTKNSGGWGDVPSQSNQIKSGWGELSTPTEWKDPKNTGGWNDYKNPNSSNWGGGRPEEKSSSSWNDSSSKDQGWGGRQPNQGWSSGKNGWGEEVDQTKNSNWESAGNKPVSGWGEGGQNEIGTWGNGANTSAASKGGWDDCKRTSTWNETGRQPSSWNKQQQQHQQQQQEASGSWGPPPQTPSNGRPPNPNWNSGPQPAAPKEEEPSGWEEPSPQSISRKMDIDDGTSAWGDPSSYNYKNVNLWDKNSQGGQAPREQSLPTPMTSKSQASVWSKSTPPAPDNGTSAWGEPNETSPGWGEVDDTGASTTGWGNAPSNAPNAMKSSSKSMQDGWGESDGPVTGTRHSSWEEEEEGGVWNTAGSQGSSSSHNSTSWGQGGKKTQMKCALKGGNSDSWMNPLSKQFSNMGLLSQTEDIPGSKMDLSVGGLPDKKFEVDKRAMNLGDFNDMMRKDRSGFRPPNSKDMGTTDSGPYFEKGGNHGLFGNSTAQSRGMHTPVQPLNPSPNIRAQVPPQFLSPQVSASMLKQFPNSGLNPGLFNMGPQLSPQQIAMLSQLPQIPQFQLACQLLLQQQQQQQQLLQSQRKLSQAVRQQQEQQIARMVSALQQQQQRQPGMKHSPSHPVGPKPHLDSMVPNPLNVGLSDLQTKGQIPGYGSGFGSSGMDYGMVGGKEAGTESRFKQWTMMEGLPSVASQDANMHKNGAIVPPGKTRGGSPYNQFDIIQGDPLGGHAGPAGDSWLPAKSPPTNKIGSKSSNASWPPEFQPGVPWKGIQNIDPESDPYVTPGSVLGGTATSPIVDTDHQLLRDNTTGSNSSLNTSLPSPGAWPYSASDNSFTNVHSTSAKFSDYKSTWSPDPIGHNPTHLSNKMWKNHISSRNTTGLPRPPPGLTNPKPSSPWNSTASRSVRGWGAQDSRLPSGEKNQLIAPLIRPEECTFYSTNGLDERKLQLSASAWSDGGSVRPSYWLVLHNLTPQIDGSTLRTICMQHGPLLTFHLNLTQGTALIRYNTKQEAAKAQTALHMCVLGNTTILAEFATDEEVSRFLAQAQPPTPAATPSAPTAGWQSLETGQNQTDPVGPALNLFGGSTGLGQWSSGGSGGSSGGDLTGASLWGPPNYSSSLWGVPSVEDPHRMGSPAPLLPGDLLGGGSDSI